In Arcobacter sp. CECT 8983, a single window of DNA contains:
- a CDS encoding Bax inhibitor-1/YccA family protein, with translation MYNRDYLSQESSQYKSQDSSRAELMSFLKATYQLFAGSLLAATAGAYIGLDVVSTIASWYWGLVILEFILLFALFAVKNKPGINLAVLFGFTFISGLTITPLLSNILMMPSGASIVAQAFLMTSVAFGGISMFAMTTKRDFSSMGKMLFIALIILIVGSISNIFFQSPLLQLGIAGVGALLFSAFILYDTQQIIKGGFETPIEAAIALYLDFFNLFVSLLQIFGILNSDD, from the coding sequence ATGTATAACAGAGATTATCTTTCACAAGAATCATCTCAATACAAGTCGCAAGATTCATCAAGAGCTGAATTAATGAGCTTCTTGAAAGCAACATACCAGTTATTTGCTGGTTCATTATTAGCTGCTACTGCAGGAGCTTACATCGGTCTTGATGTTGTTTCTACTATTGCAAGCTGGTATTGGGGTCTAGTAATATTAGAATTTATATTACTATTTGCACTTTTTGCAGTTAAAAATAAGCCTGGAATTAACCTAGCTGTATTATTTGGATTTACGTTTATCAGTGGTTTAACTATTACTCCACTTTTAAGTAATATCTTAATGATGCCTTCTGGTGCTTCAATAGTTGCGCAAGCATTTTTAATGACATCAGTTGCATTTGGTGGAATTTCAATGTTTGCAATGACAACAAAAAGAGATTTTTCTTCAATGGGTAAAATGTTATTCATTGCATTAATTATCCTTATTGTTGGTTCTATTTCAAATATCTTTTTCCAATCTCCACTATTACAGTTAGGGATTGCAGGTGTTGGTGCATTATTATTCTCTGCTTTCATTCTTTATGATACACAACAAATCATCAAAGGTGGATTTGAAACTCCAATTGAAGCAGCTATTGCACTTTACTTAGATTTCTTTAACTTATTTGTATCTTTATTACAAATATTTGGAATCTTAAATAGTGACGACTAA
- a CDS encoding thiamine-phosphate pyrophosphorylase, with protein sequence MTNNKTLRLIDANLNRLKEGIRVVEDIFRYNYDNKEISLKLKSLRHLCRVDNYIEVLSTRDVNNDVLRESIKSEQNRSDLNSILIANFKRAQESSRVLEEITKLTSIKDSENFKYIRYELYNLETVLINITSNSK encoded by the coding sequence ATGACTAACAATAAAACTCTTAGATTAATTGATGCAAATCTTAACAGACTTAAAGAAGGTATTCGTGTTGTAGAAGATATCTTTAGATATAACTATGATAATAAAGAAATATCTTTAAAACTAAAATCACTTAGACATCTTTGTAGAGTTGATAACTATATTGAAGTTTTAAGTACTAGAGATGTAAACAATGATGTTTTAAGAGAATCAATTAAAAGTGAACAAAATAGAAGTGATTTAAACTCTATTTTAATAGCTAACTTTAAAAGAGCTCAAGAAAGTTCAAGAGTGCTTGAAGAAATCACAAAGTTAACATCTATAAAAGATAGTGAAAACTTCAAATATATAAGATATGAACTTTATAACTTAGAAACCGTCTTAATAAATATAACTTCAAACTCTAAATAG
- a CDS encoding methyltransferase, which produces MSTKNQFSKYANEYKNHNIIQQIVAKSLVRELKFQPKKILELGCGSGQVFNYINWDVDFYKAIDASKSMCELHPKKENIEVKCFDFDTDEFINEIKNDNYDIVLSSSALQWSKDLKKIVRTLSEITNEINAVLFTSNTFKTIQKLTNTKSPILDENSIKEAFSEYFECEFETIFYKLEFDNKKELFDYIKKSGVSPNASLSFKEAKRLYKEYALNYLEFEVIFIKTVSKL; this is translated from the coding sequence ATGTCTACTAAAAACCAATTTTCAAAATACGCAAATGAATATAAAAACCATAATATAATTCAACAAATTGTTGCTAAATCACTTGTACGTGAATTAAAGTTTCAGCCTAAAAAAATATTAGAATTAGGTTGTGGTTCTGGGCAAGTATTTAATTATATAAATTGGGATGTAGATTTTTATAAGGCTATTGATGCTTCAAAATCAATGTGTGAACTTCATCCAAAGAAAGAAAATATAGAAGTAAAATGTTTTGATTTTGATACAGATGAGTTTATTAATGAAATTAAAAATGATAACTATGATATTGTTTTATCCTCTTCTGCTTTACAGTGGTCTAAGGATTTAAAAAAAATTGTAAGAACATTAAGTGAAATTACAAATGAGATAAATGCAGTACTATTTACTTCAAATACTTTTAAAACTATTCAAAAGCTTACAAATACAAAATCACCTATTTTAGATGAAAATTCAATTAAAGAAGCTTTTTCAGAATATTTTGAATGTGAATTTGAAACTATTTTTTACAAATTAGAGTTTGATAATAAAAAAGAGTTGTTTGATTATATTAAAAAATCAGGAGTTAGTCCTAATGCTTCTTTATCATTTAAAGAGGCTAAAAGACTTTATAAAGAGTATGCTTTAAACTATTTAGAGTTTGAAGTTATATTTATTAAGACGGTTTCTAAGTTATAA
- the secG gene encoding preprotein translocase subunit SecG — MTSTLLIVQFVLAIIITITILLQKSSSIGLGAYSGSNDSVFGAKGPGNFLSKATMTLGLLFVINTIALGYIYNQQKMESAVDSVKTDTLIPSVPTENKSTAPAAPTNAAPVVPTIPESK; from the coding sequence ATGACATCAACACTTTTAATAGTTCAGTTTGTATTAGCAATTATTATAACTATAACTATCTTATTACAAAAAAGTTCTAGTATTGGACTTGGAGCATACAGTGGGAGTAACGACTCTGTATTTGGAGCAAAAGGACCAGGAAACTTCCTAAGCAAGGCAACTATGACATTAGGACTTCTTTTTGTTATTAATACAATTGCATTAGGATATATTTACAATCAACAAAAAATGGAAAGTGCCGTGGATAGTGTTAAAACAGATACACTTATTCCAAGCGTACCAACAGAAAATAAATCAACTGCACCTGCTGCACCAACTAATGCGGCACCTGTAGTTCCTACAATCCCTGAAAGTAAATAA
- the frr gene encoding ribosome recycling factor → MLEEIYEETKDHMEKSIEALKRDYKTLRTGKVNTNILEGISIDYYGTPTPLNQVGSVTATDATTIVVNPWEKNLLSDVERAIQNANIGVNPNNDGDVIKLFFPPMTVEQRQESAKQAKGMTDNAKVAIRNVRKHSNDKVKNLHKDKEITDDENKKALDEIQKITDSYVTKADDTLKAKEQEILTV, encoded by the coding sequence ATGTTAGAAGAAATCTATGAAGAAACTAAAGATCATATGGAAAAGTCTATTGAGGCTTTAAAAAGAGATTATAAAACATTAAGAACTGGTAAAGTTAATACAAATATTTTAGAAGGTATCTCAATTGACTATTATGGAACACCTACTCCACTTAATCAAGTTGGTTCTGTAACTGCTACAGATGCAACAACAATTGTTGTTAATCCATGGGAAAAGAATCTTTTAAGTGATGTTGAAAGAGCAATTCAAAATGCAAATATCGGTGTAAACCCAAATAATGATGGTGATGTAATTAAACTATTCTTCCCTCCAATGACAGTTGAGCAAAGACAAGAGAGTGCTAAACAAGCTAAGGGTATGACTGATAATGCAAAGGTTGCAATAAGAAACGTTAGAAAACACTCAAACGATAAAGTAAAAAATCTACATAAAGATAAAGAGATTACTGATGATGAAAATAAAAAAGCATTAGATGAAATCCAAAAAATTACTGATTCTTATGTTACAAAAGCTGATGATACTTTAAAAGCAAAAGAACAAGAAATCTTAACGGTATAA
- the pyrE gene encoding orotate phosphoribosyltransferase, translating into MNVEQIYKDANALLEGHFKLSSGNHSQFYLQSAKVLEDPKTAKLLAEALAKQIKDAGIKVDAVCSPALGGLIAGFALATALDVRFIFAERVDGEMTIRRGFEVQEGENYIICEDIITTGGSALEAAKQVENDGGNIVAYAALANRGFCSREGSTTEPKDNCKLPLDKPLFALDDFTFEMYSPEDCPLCKEGSVAYKPGSRGN; encoded by the coding sequence ATGAATGTAGAACAAATTTATAAAGATGCTAATGCTCTTTTAGAAGGGCATTTTAAATTAAGTAGTGGTAACCATTCACAATTTTATTTACAATCTGCAAAAGTTTTAGAAGACCCTAAAACTGCCAAACTTCTTGCAGAAGCTTTAGCAAAACAAATTAAAGATGCTGGAATTAAAGTTGATGCTGTATGTTCACCTGCACTTGGTGGACTAATTGCAGGTTTTGCACTTGCAACTGCCCTTGATGTAAGATTTATTTTTGCAGAAAGAGTAGATGGTGAAATGACTATTAGAAGAGGTTTTGAAGTACAAGAAGGTGAAAACTATATTATTTGTGAAGATATAATCACAACTGGTGGTTCTGCACTTGAAGCTGCAAAACAAGTAGAAAATGATGGTGGAAATATTGTTGCTTATGCAGCTTTAGCAAACAGAGGTTTTTGTTCTAGAGAGGGTTCAACTACTGAACCTAAAGATAACTGTAAACTACCATTAGATAAGCCACTTTTTGCATTAGATGACTTTACTTTTGAAATGTATTCTCCAGAAGATTGTCCTTTATGTAAAGAGGGTAGTGTTGCATATAAACCAGGAAGTAGAGGAAACTAA
- a CDS encoding RDD family protein — MANRWRDIKQGNVSKEESSSIKEEIKDSFASAPIGNRIKAFIVDMFMIMMPIMYITTYLIMDGKDDFQGSDEARWITALVFGLIIILFWIAKGQTPGFKAYSIKLIDDNTKEKISLPKAILRYIIFLVSATTILLAFLPFFRKDKKTIQDLLTKTTVIETKE, encoded by the coding sequence ATGGCAAACAGATGGCGAGATATAAAACAAGGAAATGTTTCTAAAGAGGAGTCTTCTTCAATAAAAGAAGAGATAAAAGACTCTTTCGCCTCTGCACCAATTGGTAATAGAATCAAAGCATTTATAGTTGATATGTTTATGATTATGATGCCAATTATGTATATAACAACTTATTTAATCATGGATGGAAAAGATGATTTCCAAGGAAGTGATGAAGCTAGATGGATTACAGCTTTAGTTTTTGGACTTATAATTATTCTTTTTTGGATAGCTAAAGGACAAACACCTGGTTTTAAAGCTTATTCAATCAAACTAATTGATGATAATACTAAAGAAAAAATATCACTGCCAAAAGCAATTCTTAGATATATCATATTTTTAGTTTCTGCAACTACGATACTTTTAGCATTTTTACCTTTTTTTAGAAAAGATAAAAAAACTATACAAGACTTACTTACTAAAACAACTGTTATAGAAACAAAAGAATAG
- a CDS encoding MFS transporter codes for MLFFKLSAFYFFYFAAVGVYVIFLPKVLHDIGYSAFEIGVVFAIAPLMKFITPFLFLKHITLNQNVFKTALLLSVACSLMLYVTLENLYLLMINNAVLAACLSMILPYLEVTAVKVLGKGRYGKSRLYGSIGFMIISLVLAQFLTNPYIALHYYLTVNVLTVLFAFLLLRYDDVSHDESKPNSEFSFLKYWPFWISLFFMQLSFGAFYNFFTIYETEHGISLEMTSYLWSFGVICEIFILYFQGPLLKKNLLALIKFSVAVTALRWFIVYMYPDNLTLTFISQGIHAFSFGLFHSAVVIYLYSLYENKKLAQQFMFGVAYGLGGFLGALIAGWLYGEYLFLYSTIFALFSLLFLYNKRLPKEV; via the coding sequence ATGCTTTTTTTTAAACTCTCTGCATTTTATTTTTTTTATTTTGCAGCGGTTGGAGTATATGTAATATTCTTACCAAAAGTTCTACACGATATTGGTTATTCTGCTTTTGAGATTGGTGTGGTATTTGCTATTGCCCCACTTATGAAGTTTATTACTCCATTTTTATTTTTAAAACATATTACTTTAAATCAAAATGTATTTAAAACAGCTCTACTTTTATCTGTAGCTTGTTCTTTAATGCTTTATGTGACTTTAGAGAACCTTTATTTACTTATGATAAATAATGCTGTTTTAGCGGCTTGTTTATCTATGATACTGCCATATTTAGAGGTTACTGCTGTTAAGGTATTAGGGAAAGGAAGATACGGTAAATCAAGGCTTTATGGCTCAATTGGTTTTATGATTATCTCACTTGTCCTTGCACAGTTTCTTACAAACCCATATATTGCATTGCATTATTACTTAACAGTAAATGTACTAACTGTACTATTTGCATTTTTATTACTTAGATATGATGATGTAAGTCATGATGAATCAAAGCCAAATAGTGAATTCTCTTTTCTAAAATATTGGCCTTTTTGGATAAGTCTATTTTTTATGCAATTAAGTTTTGGAGCCTTTTATAATTTCTTTACTATATACGAAACAGAACATGGCATAAGTCTAGAAATGACTTCTTATCTTTGGTCTTTTGGTGTAATCTGTGAAATATTTATTCTTTATTTCCAAGGACCTTTATTAAAAAAGAATTTGCTCGCTTTAATTAAGTTTTCTGTAGCAGTTACAGCACTTAGATGGTTTATTGTTTATATGTATCCAGATAATTTAACACTTACTTTTATAAGTCAGGGTATTCATGCTTTTTCATTTGGTTTATTCCATAGTGCAGTTGTTATTTATCTATATTCATTATATGAAAATAAAAAGCTTGCTCAACAGTTTATGTTTGGAGTTGCTTATGGTTTAGGTGGTTTTTTAGGAGCTTTAATTGCAGGATGGTTATATGGAGAGTATCTATTCCTTTACTCAACTATTTTTGCTCTATTTTCTTTACTGTTTTTATATAACAAAAGACTTCCAAAGGAAGTCTAA
- a CDS encoding aspartate kinase, whose protein sequence is MNIKVCKFGGSSVKDASQIKKVFNIIKSDEKRKVIVVSAPGRDDIHNEKITDHLLNLSTDGNYFCEQKINVSAKDSFDAIINKFEQLCKDLKVDSKHIIDSLVKDLNNSSLKGERKNAFFLSRGEHYNAKIITEYMRKNGLNIKLMLPEDFGFLLTSEYCDGKVCKKTYNNISEYFNFDKADYYLVPGFYGVNEDKEISVMSRGGSDLTGGELAYALDADIYENWTDTNGVYEVDPRIIDGANVIPRLTFKELRLLSSKGFNVFHFNAMLNCKKSKIPINIRNTNNPEHDGTLILNERVPMEDLVGIAKLDNMAAIHLQKDMLADEIGFTAELLKIFSEYGINTYHYPTDRDDISILVDQEDLKGNINNLRREIERRLKTDNINVTYNLAIITLVGIGLRENAFAIVDAITALKEENMSFEMFDMSPSKISFHIGVSQNISDIALETLYKKMLS, encoded by the coding sequence ATGAATATAAAAGTATGTAAATTTGGAGGAAGTTCAGTAAAAGACGCCTCCCAAATAAAAAAAGTTTTTAATATTATTAAAAGCGATGAAAAAAGAAAAGTTATAGTTGTTTCTGCACCTGGTAGAGATGATATCCATAATGAAAAAATTACTGACCACCTATTAAATCTTTCAACTGATGGAAATTATTTTTGTGAACAGAAAATAAATGTATCTGCAAAAGATAGTTTTGATGCTATTATTAATAAGTTTGAACAACTTTGTAAAGATTTAAAAGTTGATAGTAAACATATTATTGATTCTTTAGTAAAAGATTTAAACAATAGTTCATTAAAAGGTGAAAGAAAAAATGCTTTTTTCTTATCTAGAGGTGAACACTATAATGCAAAAATTATCACAGAATATATGAGAAAAAATGGTTTAAATATAAAACTAATGCTTCCAGAAGATTTTGGCTTTTTACTAACTTCTGAATATTGTGATGGTAAAGTTTGTAAAAAAACTTATAATAATATTAGTGAGTATTTTAACTTTGATAAAGCAGATTATTATTTAGTACCAGGTTTTTATGGGGTAAATGAAGATAAAGAGATTTCTGTTATGAGTAGAGGTGGAAGTGACCTTACTGGTGGAGAACTTGCATATGCTTTAGATGCTGATATTTATGAAAACTGGACAGATACAAATGGAGTTTATGAAGTTGACCCAAGAATAATAGATGGAGCTAATGTTATTCCAAGACTTACCTTTAAAGAGTTAAGACTATTAAGTTCTAAAGGGTTTAATGTATTCCATTTTAATGCAATGCTAAATTGTAAAAAAAGTAAAATACCAATTAATATTAGAAATACAAACAATCCAGAACATGATGGTACCCTTATTTTAAATGAAAGAGTACCAATGGAAGATTTAGTAGGTATAGCAAAACTTGATAATATGGCGGCAATTCATTTACAAAAAGATATGTTAGCTGATGAAATAGGTTTTACAGCAGAGCTTTTAAAAATCTTTAGTGAATATGGAATAAATACATATCACTATCCTACAGATAGAGATGATATCTCAATTTTAGTCGATCAAGAAGATTTAAAAGGAAATATTAATAATCTAAGAAGAGAAATTGAAAGAAGATTAAAAACTGATAATATTAATGTTACATATAATTTAGCTATTATTACACTTGTTGGAATTGGACTAAGAGAGAATGCATTTGCTATAGTAGATGCCATTACAGCGCTAAAAGAAGAGAATATGTCTTTTGAAATGTTTGATATGAGTCCATCTAAAATTTCTTTCCATATTGGTGTATCTCAAAATATTTCTGATATAGCTTTGGAAACTTTATACAAAAAAATGTTATCGTAA
- a CDS encoding winged helix-turn-helix domain-containing protein, with protein sequence MRLLSYNLNEELVDYLDEEQLYIVDIAEDISDAIYHSEVRYYNLVIVDCSNYFECKRILNNVDNRVTAVVFLVDDWSKQLEVSLLKKGAISVLKKPTSNEYILAKMESIHRDNFKKELFYKGNYKADLEEKALVNDDKKVFFKGKSFSILSYLIKNRYRSPISKDELLQANWDEPEMVSDNVIEVNINSIRNSLKKEFDENFIETVRHRGYKVSI encoded by the coding sequence ATGAGACTATTGTCATATAACCTAAATGAAGAACTAGTAGATTACTTGGATGAAGAACAACTATATATAGTAGATATTGCAGAAGATATAAGTGATGCAATCTATCATAGTGAAGTGAGATATTACAATCTAGTAATTGTAGATTGTAGTAACTATTTTGAATGTAAGAGAATATTAAATAATGTTGATAATAGAGTGACTGCTGTAGTTTTTCTAGTAGATGATTGGTCTAAGCAATTAGAAGTAAGCCTTTTGAAAAAAGGTGCAATTTCAGTGTTAAAAAAACCAACTTCAAATGAATATATTTTAGCAAAAATGGAGTCAATTCATAGAGATAACTTTAAAAAAGAACTTTTTTATAAAGGTAATTATAAAGCAGACTTAGAAGAAAAAGCTTTGGTTAACGATGATAAAAAAGTTTTCTTTAAAGGTAAATCTTTTTCTATATTAAGTTATTTGATAAAAAATAGATATAGGTCTCCTATTTCAAAGGATGAGTTACTACAAGCAAACTGGGATGAGCCAGAGATGGTGTCAGATAATGTGATTGAAGTTAATATTAACTCAATTAGAAATAGTCTAAAAAAAGAGTTTGATGAAAACTTTATTGAAACAGTAAGACACAGAGGATATAAGGTAAGTATTTAA
- a CDS encoding ectoine synthase: protein MIVKDIKKDVMGTQREVFAEGGQWVSRRMLLKDEGMGFSFHETIIKANTKTHIHYQNHLEAVYCVAGNGKIEDLATGEIHDIYDGVMYALNDHDDHNLYGGTEDMRLICVFNPPIKGTEHHDENGVYPLED from the coding sequence ATGATTGTTAAAGATATCAAAAAAGACGTAATGGGTACCCAAAGAGAAGTGTTTGCTGAAGGTGGACAATGGGTTAGTAGAAGAATGCTTTTAAAAGATGAAGGAATGGGATTCTCATTTCATGAAACTATAATTAAAGCGAATACTAAAACACATATCCATTATCAAAACCATTTAGAAGCAGTTTATTGTGTAGCTGGAAATGGGAAGATTGAAGATTTAGCAACTGGTGAGATACATGACATTTATGATGGTGTTATGTATGCATTAAACGATCATGATGATCACAACCTTTATGGAGGAACTGAAGATATGAGACTTATTTGTGTATTTAACCCTCCAATTAAAGGAACTGAGCACCATGATGAAAATGGAGTATATCCTTTAGAGGACTAA
- the ectB gene encoding diaminobutyrate--2-oxoglutarate transaminase, translating to MRIFENLESEVRGYIRSFPTIFETSKGAVLTNEQGEDFIDFFAGAGTLNYGHNNDHISKALVEYIQKDGVVHGLDMATSAKKEFLQTLQDTILVPRNLDYKVQFTGPTGTNAVETALKLARLVKGRSNVVSFTNGFHGLTQGSSSVTGNNDYRDESYISRSNVTFMPFDGYFGDMNTMAIFRKFLEDSSSGLDIPAAVIVETIQGEGGINVASKEWLQELESICREYDILLIIDDIQVGNGRTGEFFSFEFAGINPDIVTISKSIGGGLPMAIVLLKPDLDQWKPGEHTGTFRGNNLAFVAAKVAIEQYWQNDDLSNAVKYKEKLLKEELQKIADKYKDIFDVEVRGRGLAYGFEVKGDNSVAGEISSYAFEEKLIVETCGSEDQIVKFLPPLIIDEETLLEGLKRLDTAISKLVADKKEKLTGEF from the coding sequence ATGAGAATTTTTGAAAATTTAGAATCAGAAGTAAGAGGTTATATCAGGAGTTTCCCAACAATTTTTGAAACATCAAAGGGTGCTGTTTTAACAAATGAACAAGGTGAAGACTTTATTGACTTCTTTGCAGGAGCAGGTACTTTAAACTATGGACATAATAATGACCATATAAGTAAAGCATTAGTTGAATATATACAAAAAGATGGTGTAGTTCATGGACTTGACATGGCAACAAGTGCAAAAAAAGAGTTTTTACAAACTTTACAAGACACTATTTTAGTGCCTAGAAACTTAGATTATAAAGTACAATTTACTGGACCAACAGGAACAAATGCAGTAGAAACTGCTTTAAAACTTGCAAGACTTGTAAAGGGTAGATCTAATGTAGTTTCATTTACTAATGGTTTCCATGGTTTAACTCAAGGTTCATCTTCTGTTACAGGAAACAATGACTATAGAGATGAAAGTTATATTAGTAGATCAAATGTAACTTTTATGCCATTTGATGGATATTTTGGTGATATGAATACTATGGCTATTTTTAGAAAATTCTTAGAAGATAGTAGTAGTGGTTTAGATATTCCAGCAGCTGTTATTGTTGAAACTATTCAAGGTGAAGGTGGAATTAATGTTGCATCTAAAGAATGGTTACAAGAACTTGAATCTATTTGTAGAGAGTATGATATCTTATTAATTATTGATGATATTCAAGTTGGTAACGGAAGAACTGGTGAATTCTTTTCATTTGAATTTGCAGGAATTAATCCAGATATTGTAACTATATCAAAATCAATTGGTGGTGGACTACCTATGGCAATTGTATTATTAAAACCTGATTTAGACCAATGGAAACCAGGTGAACATACAGGTACATTTAGAGGTAATAACTTAGCCTTTGTTGCAGCAAAAGTTGCTATTGAACAATACTGGCAAAATGATGATTTATCAAATGCAGTTAAATATAAAGAGAAACTTTTAAAAGAAGAGCTTCAAAAAATAGCTGATAAATATAAAGATATTTTTGATGTTGAAGTAAGAGGTAGAGGTCTAGCTTATGGATTTGAAGTTAAAGGTGACAATTCAGTGGCTGGAGAGATATCAAGTTACGCCTTTGAAGAAAAACTAATTGTAGAAACTTGTGGTAGTGAAGACCAAATTGTTAAATTCTTACCTCCATTAATTATTGATGAAGAGACTTTATTAGAAGGTTTAAAAAGATTAGATACTGCAATTTCAAAACTAGTAGCAGATAAAAAAGAAAAATTAACAGGAGAGTTTTAA
- the ectA gene encoding diaminobutyrate acetyltransferase: protein MSKSEINICKPSKEDANKIYELVKSTKVLDVNSEYLYLLQSTHFSDICSIATYEDKVIGFVSGYMIPNEPNTLFIWQVAVDSDFRGNDLARRLIMDIVQRKELNINYLHTTVSPSNNSSIRVFEKVVNHYETEMKSMKFFEASDFVNQHEEEVLYKIGPFKK from the coding sequence ATGTCAAAAAGTGAAATAAATATTTGTAAACCTTCTAAAGAAGATGCAAATAAAATTTACGAACTTGTTAAAAGTACAAAGGTATTAGATGTAAATTCTGAATATCTTTATTTACTTCAATCGACTCATTTTAGTGATATTTGTTCAATTGCAACATATGAAGATAAAGTAATTGGCTTTGTATCAGGATATATGATTCCAAATGAGCCAAATACTCTGTTTATATGGCAGGTTGCAGTTGACTCTGACTTTAGAGGAAATGATTTAGCTAGAAGATTGATAATGGATATAGTTCAAAGAAAGGAACTAAATATTAATTATTTACATACTACGGTATCTCCGAGTAATAATTCATCTATTAGAGTATTTGAAAAAGTTGTAAATCATTATGAAACTGAAATGAAAAGTATGAAGTTTTTCGAAGCAAGTGATTTTGTTAATCAACATGAAGAAGAGGTTTTATATAAAATAGGACCGTTTAAAAAATAA
- a CDS encoding c-type cytochrome, with translation MKKLLLVLFCLCNFMYAVEYDALQGKMLSLSCASCHGTDGKSITITPYIAGMSKTVMYQTLLAYKNGEKTGTMMQKHAKGFTDAELEQISYYFSKVER, from the coding sequence ATGAAAAAGTTACTTCTTGTACTATTTTGTCTATGTAACTTCATGTATGCTGTCGAATATGATGCTTTACAGGGGAAAATGTTATCACTATCATGTGCATCATGTCATGGAACAGATGGAAAGTCTATTACAATAACACCTTATATAGCTGGGATGAGTAAAACAGTTATGTATCAAACCTTACTTGCTTATAAAAATGGGGAGAAGACAGGAACTATGATGCAAAAACATGCAAAAGGTTTTACTGATGCTGAACTAGAACAAATCTCTTATTACTTTTCTAAAGTAGAAAGATAA